The window CCGCCGGTCAACGACAGGAACACATCCTCCAAACTGCCCCCACTCGAAGACTGGGCGCGCAGTTCCGCCAGCGTGCCCGCGCGCGTCACCCGCCCCCGTTCCACGATGCCCACCCGGTGGCAAAGCCGCTCGGCGATTTCCAGCACGTGCGTGCACATGAACAGCGTCACGCCCCGGCGGGCGAGCGTCTGAAAAATATCCTTCACCAACCGCGCGCTTTTGGGATCCAGTCCCACCATGGGCTCGTCCAAGAACAGGACCTTGGGTTGATGGAGGAGAACCCCGGCCAGCACCAACTTTTGCCGCATGCCGTGGGAAAACGTTTCCACCAACTCGTCGCCGCGATCGGCGATCTCGAACATCTCGAGCAATTCGGGGATTTTCTTCTTTTGATACCCCCCATCCACCTCGTAGAGGTCGCCCACGAAACGGAGGAATTCGTGGCCGGTGAGGTGGGGGTACACGTAGGGCTGGTCCGGCACGAGTCCGAGGATTTTTTTGGCGGCGCGCGGGTCGGCCTGCACGTCGTGGCCGCCGATAAAAACCCGACCCGCGGTCGGCCGCAGAAGGCCGGTGAGCAGCTTGACGGTCGTGGTTTTGCCGGCCCCGTTGGGGCCGAGATAACCGAAGATCTCGCCGGGGGCGATGTCGAGGTCGAGGGCGTCGACCGCGGTGACGTCGCCGAACCGTTTGGTGAGGCCCTCGGCGCGGATCATACCCAAAGACGAAGCGCCGTCAGCACCGCGCCGCCGGCCAGCGGCACGGTGACGTTGTCGTTCCAGCGGGTCGAAAACGCTTCCACCACGGCCACCGCCAGGGCGGCCAAAAGGGGCTCGGCCCCGCCGGCCCCCGCCGTCAGGCCCCAGACGCCCACCGCCCAAGCGCTTAAAAAAACGGCCAACGTGCCTTCGGCGCTTTTCGCGCCGATCCGCAAATGGCCGACGGTCCGTCCCACCCATTCCCCCACGGGATCGGCCACCGCCGAGAACAAAAACGCCGCGCGCGCGATGTCGGGCGCGGGGAAACACACCGCCGCGCCCAGGCACCCCGCCCACGTCCACCAGGCCCCCGACGGGCCCGGCCGGGTTTCGGAGCGGCGCCGGATTTCAAAAACGGTTTGAACCCCCCAGCCCGCCGCCAAAAAGCCGATCGCTCCCCAGCGCCCCGCCGTCCCGAGAACGACGGCCGCGATCAAGCCGATGCCGTGAAATCCTTTGGCGCGTAAATAATTCACGGCCCCCGCCGTCCGGCCAGGACCGCCGCGACCCACCGGCCGATCCCGGACAGCGCGTCCCCGGCGCGATCGATCAACAAAAACGTGTTCAGCGCCCAGGCGTCACGGAAAGCCGCGAGGGACACCGCCCGGGGAAAAAGCGCCTTGGCCACCAGCGCGAGGACGAGCGCGTTCGCCAGGGCAATCAAAACGAGGGAGAAGAAGCGTCCCGCCTGACGGAGATCCGGCTGGTCCTGCCGCAGGGCGTGGACCGTCAGGGCCGCGTGAAAGGCCAGCGTAAAGCCGAGGCCGGCGCCGACCCACAGGGGCGGCGCCGCCAAATCCGCGTACCGCCGGACCAGGGCGTAGAGACCCAGCACCCCCACGGCGTAAATCGGAACGCAATAGGGCGCCAGGGCCACGGCGACGTTGGAACCCGACAAACGGACTTCGCCGCCTTTGTCCGAAACGAACAGGGATTTCACTTTGTAACCGGAAAACGCCGCGGCCACGGCGTGGGTCAGTTCATGGCCGAAGACATAGAGCGTCATGGGACGGCGAAACACCCACTGCAAAAGGAGGTAAAGACCGGCGCCCGCCAGGAAGGGCAAAGCGTCCATCCAGAGGGGCGCCACCGCGCGAACTTGGCGGGCGAGGGCGACCCAGGCCCCCACGGTTGGCACCGCGAGAAGCAGGCCGAGCGCGGGATAAACGACCGCGCGCGCGGAAAGGAATCGGGGAAGGGGGCTTTTCTTGCGAAACCGTTGCCGACGGGCCACGGGGGGGTGTTAGCCGGCGGCGGCGCCCGGTTTTTCGCGGAGGAATTTGAGGAACCGGTTTTTTTTATCAACCAGAACCACCCGCGCCCGGGGGGGACGGGGCGCGACCGCGAAGGTCATCAAAATCACCTCGTGCCCTTTTTTGATCAGGCGGCTGGCCGCGCCGTTGGCGCAGATGTCTCCGCCGCCGGGGCGCCCGCGAATCAGGTAGGTCTCGAGGCGGGCGCCGTTCGTGTTGTCCACGACCAAGACCTTTTCGTGTTCCAACATGCCCGCCTTGTCCAACAAATCGCCATCGACCGTCATGGAGCCAACGTAATGCAGGTTGGCGTCGGTGACGGTGGCGTTGTGGATTTTCGCGTTGAGAAAAATTCGCATCAACGGGATTGTACCAAAGCGGAAGCCCCGTCGGGGTCGATCCACGCCCGCAGGCGTTCGTGGGCGGGCCAAAAAGACGCCGCGGGCACCGTGATCCACCAATCGCCGGGACGATCCCCGTACCGGACCGGTCCGCCGACGACGGCGACGTCGAACCCGGCGGCTTTAAGGAGGGCGACCGCGCCGTTCGCGGTGCGGCGGCCCCGGGTGGAAAACACCACGCGCCGATCGTCGGTATCGCCCGGATCCGGATCGAGCATCCAAGGTTCCACGGGCAGGCGCCGCTGAGCCAAATCCCGCCGCCACAATTCCCGGGCCGCCGGCGCCCGCAGGCGCGCCCGGCGCGACCAGGGGGATTCCGGCGGCGCGGCGTGCCGGTAAACGGCGCGGTAATTGTAGAACGCAAGCTTTGCCGGGGATTCGGCCGATCGAATCTCGTGCCGGGCCTGCAGGATGTCCGTTTCCAAGCGGAGGATGTCGCGGGAACCAGGCGCGCGGGCGCGGCCGG of the Elusimicrobiota bacterium genome contains:
- a CDS encoding ABC transporter ATP-binding protein → MIRAEGLTKRFGDVTAVDALDLDIAPGEIFGYLGPNGAGKTTTVKLLTGLLRPTAGRVFIGGHDVQADPRAAKKILGLVPDQPYVYPHLTGHEFLRFVGDLYEVDGGYQKKKIPELLEMFEIADRGDELVETFSHGMRQKLVLAGVLLHQPKVLFLDEPMVGLDPKSARLVKDIFQTLARRGVTLFMCTHVLEIAERLCHRVGIVERGRVTRAGTLAELRAQSSSGGSLEDVFLSLTGGDRDKDLLRALD
- a CDS encoding aspartate 1-decarboxylase; translated protein: MRIFLNAKIHNATVTDANLHYVGSMTVDGDLLDKAGMLEHEKVLVVDNTNGARLETYLIRGRPGGGDICANGAASRLIKKGHEVILMTFAVAPRPPRARVVLVDKKNRFLKFLREKPGAAAG